A stretch of Mucilaginibacter terrae DNA encodes these proteins:
- the rlmB gene encoding 23S rRNA (guanosine(2251)-2'-O)-methyltransferase RlmB, producing the protein MADNYAPRRNNNAQFIFGIRAIIEAIVSGKDIESLYIQRGLTGQLYQELKQTIAEYELTAQFVPVEKLNRMTPKNHQGAVAVVSPITYQKIENIIPEIYEKGEVPLILVLDSITDVRNMGAIARTAECSGVHAIIVPGKGSAQINADAVKTSAGALYKIPVCRHENFVQTVRFLQESGLQLVCCTEKTNDYIYKPDYTAPTAIIMGSEEDGIRNDIIRISDHLAKIPMFGEIESLNVSVSAGVILYEAVRQRQ; encoded by the coding sequence ATGGCAGATAACTACGCACCGCGGCGCAACAATAACGCCCAGTTTATTTTTGGCATCAGGGCTATTATCGAAGCTATTGTATCAGGCAAAGATATTGAGTCATTATATATTCAACGTGGTTTAACCGGGCAATTGTACCAGGAACTTAAACAAACCATTGCTGAATATGAACTTACAGCCCAGTTTGTTCCGGTAGAAAAATTAAACCGCATGACTCCCAAAAATCACCAGGGCGCGGTAGCAGTAGTATCACCAATTACCTATCAAAAAATAGAAAATATTATTCCCGAAATTTATGAAAAGGGAGAGGTGCCGCTTATTTTAGTATTGGATAGTATAACTGATGTTCGTAATATGGGAGCCATAGCCCGCACGGCCGAATGTTCAGGCGTACATGCTATTATTGTACCCGGTAAAGGTTCGGCACAAATTAATGCCGATGCAGTTAAAACTTCGGCAGGTGCATTGTATAAAATACCGGTTTGCCGCCACGAAAACTTTGTGCAGACTGTGAGATTTTTGCAGGAATCTGGTCTGCAACTGGTTTGCTGCACCGAAAAAACCAATGATTATATTTATAAGCCCGACTATACCGCCCCAACGGCAATCATAATGGGTTCGGAAGAGGATGGTATCCGCAACGATATAATCCGCATATCCGACCACCTGGCTAAAATACCCATGTTTGGCGAGATCGAATCATTGAACGTGTCGGTATCGGCAGGAGTGATACTCTATGAGGCTGTGAGGCAGAGGCAGTAG
- the dnaB gene encoding replicative DNA helicase — protein MIFENSNRTNNDRRNKTFIPNNIVSGKLPPQARDLEEAVLGALMLEKDALSSVIDVLKPEVFYVEAHQKIFNAIRVLFEKTSPVDILTVTAQLRLQGELEMVGGAFTITELTNRVASAANIEYHARIIIQKYIQRELIRISTETINLAYEDTSDVLELLDKAEKNLFDIAQNNLRRDSRKMDDLMQETLKEIEALKDKTDGLTGVGTGFTELDRMTSGWQKSDLVIIAARPAMGKTAFVLSCARNAAVDFGKAVAVFSLEMSSVQLVNRLISGEAEIEQEKIRKGKMEEWEWQQIHSKIGRLEQAPIIIDDTPGLNIFEFRAKCRRLKSQHDIQMIIIDYLQLMTGKTDGKGGGNREQEIGSISRSLKMVAKELQVPVIALSQLSRAVESRPGGAKRPMLSDLRESGSIEQDADMVLFLYRPEYYGLEFDEDNNPTKGVGEIIIAKHRNGETGTVRLKFVGKYVKFTDLETNMDNYMPPGGGGNAFSGLSPSQGFDSNPGNIIIRPSRMDDMDDEAPF, from the coding sequence ATGATATTTGAGAACAGTAACCGGACCAATAACGACCGACGTAATAAAACATTCATTCCCAATAACATAGTTTCGGGCAAATTGCCGCCACAGGCACGCGATTTGGAGGAAGCCGTGTTAGGAGCGCTAATGTTAGAGAAAGACGCTCTATCATCGGTAATTGACGTATTGAAACCGGAGGTGTTTTATGTAGAAGCACACCAAAAAATATTTAACGCTATACGTGTACTGTTTGAGAAAACCTCACCGGTTGATATTTTAACCGTTACCGCCCAGTTGCGTTTGCAGGGCGAACTGGAAATGGTTGGTGGCGCTTTTACTATTACCGAGTTAACTAACCGTGTGGCATCGGCAGCTAACATTGAGTATCACGCACGTATCATCATCCAAAAATATATACAGCGAGAGTTGATTCGTATTTCAACCGAAACGATCAATCTGGCCTATGAGGACACTTCTGACGTACTCGAACTTTTGGACAAGGCCGAAAAAAACCTGTTCGATATAGCTCAAAACAACCTTCGTCGCGATTCGCGTAAGATGGATGACCTGATGCAGGAAACCCTTAAAGAAATTGAAGCCCTTAAAGATAAAACCGATGGTTTAACCGGTGTAGGTACCGGCTTTACCGAATTAGACCGCATGACCTCGGGTTGGCAAAAATCCGACTTGGTTATTATAGCGGCTCGTCCGGCTATGGGTAAAACAGCATTCGTATTAAGCTGTGCACGTAACGCCGCAGTTGATTTTGGCAAGGCGGTTGCGGTTTTCTCGTTAGAGATGTCTTCGGTACAGTTGGTTAATCGTTTAATTTCGGGCGAGGCCGAAATTGAACAGGAAAAAATCCGTAAGGGCAAAATGGAGGAATGGGAATGGCAACAAATTCACTCCAAAATTGGCCGTTTAGAGCAAGCTCCCATTATTATTGATGATACCCCGGGCTTAAATATCTTTGAGTTCAGGGCCAAATGTCGCCGCTTAAAATCGCAGCACGATATTCAAATGATCATTATCGATTACCTCCAGCTGATGACCGGTAAAACTGACGGTAAAGGCGGCGGTAACCGTGAGCAGGAAATTGGTAGTATTTCGCGTTCGTTAAAAATGGTTGCCAAAGAATTACAAGTACCCGTAATTGCACTATCGCAGCTGAGTCGTGCGGTAGAGAGCCGCCCGGGTGGTGCTAAACGCCCCATGCTGTCCGATTTACGTGAATCGGGGTCTATTGAGCAGGATGCCGACATGGTATTGTTCCTCTACCGCCCCGAATATTACGGTTTAGAGTTTGATGAAGATAACAACCCTACCAAAGGTGTTGGTGAGATTATTATAGCCAAACACCGTAACGGTGAAACAGGCACCGTACGCTTAAAGTTTGTGGGTAAATACGTGAAGTTTACCGATTTAGAAACTAACATGGATAACTACATGCCACCAGGCGGTGGTGGAAACGCATTTTCGGGGTTATCGCCATCACAGGGTTTTGATAGTAACCCGGGCAATATCATTATCCGCCCATCACGTATGGATGACATGGATGATGAGGCACCATTTTAA
- the eutC gene encoding ethanolamine ammonia-lyase subunit EutC → MENEEGSINRRWQNLQQYTAARIALGRTGNSIPLKQSLELKLAHAHARDAIYSHMDVEGLSQAVKAYHVPVINVHSCAELREQYLQRPDLGRLLQEQSIQNLQASAGDYDICVILADGLSAEALNENAVPLLNLVLPLLKEAGYKLSPIIFAQQARVALADHVGHHLGAKFSIIFIGERPGLSAADSIGAYLTYNPKPGLTDEARNCVSNIRPQGLPFEVAAQKIFYLVQEAFRLKLTGVNLKDNAGLLK, encoded by the coding sequence ATGGAAAACGAAGAAGGAAGCATAAACCGCAGATGGCAAAACCTGCAGCAATACACTGCGGCCCGTATTGCCCTTGGCCGCACAGGCAACAGTATTCCGCTTAAGCAATCGCTCGAACTTAAACTGGCGCATGCCCATGCTCGGGATGCCATTTATTCGCATATGGATGTTGAAGGACTAAGCCAGGCGGTAAAGGCTTATCATGTTCCTGTAATTAACGTACATAGCTGTGCCGAATTGCGCGAGCAATACCTGCAACGACCCGATTTAGGTAGGCTATTACAGGAACAATCCATACAAAATCTTCAGGCCAGTGCCGGCGATTATGATATTTGCGTTATACTGGCCGATGGTCTTTCAGCCGAAGCCTTAAACGAGAACGCAGTGCCGCTGCTCAATTTGGTTTTACCACTTTTAAAGGAGGCCGGTTACAAGCTATCGCCCATTATATTTGCGCAGCAAGCCCGTGTAGCACTGGCTGATCACGTTGGGCATCATTTGGGCGCAAAATTTTCTATTATCTTCATTGGCGAACGACCGGGCCTAAGCGCGGCCGACAGCATAGGCGCATACCTTACTTATAACCCCAAACCCGGTTTAACCGATGAAGCGCGAAATTGCGTATCAAACATCCGTCCGCAAGGATTGCCTTTTGAGGTGGCTGCTCAAAAAATATTTTATTTGGTTCAGGAAGCTTTCAGGTTAAAGCTTACCGGGGTAAATTTAAAGGATAACGCTGGATTATTGAAGTAA
- a CDS encoding ethanolamine ammonia-lyase subunit EutB — MAYRHTIRNNIYRFNNLKDLLAKASPFRTGDALAGVAAETYEQRIAAQIALADVPLKNFLNEDLVPYEEDEVTRLIIDTHDTAAFEPISHLTVGQLRDWLLSDEADFLTLQNIQEGLSPEMVAAVSKLMRNQDLIAVAHKCKVITRFRNTIGLKGRFSTRLQPNHPTDDPKGIAAIIIDGLLYGSGDAVIGINPATDSPSAVRTLLELIDTVRQQFDIPTQSCVLSHVTTTLELIKQGAPVDLCFQSIAGTQQANASFGFDLSLLDEAYEATLSLNRGTVGNNVMYFETGQGSCLSANAHHGIDQQTCEVRAYAIARKYKPLLVNTVVGFIGPEYLYDGKQIIRAALEDHFCGKLMGLPMGVDVCYTNHAEADQDDMDNLLTLLGVAGCNFVMGVPGSDDIMLNYQSTSFHDALYLRKVLGLKPAPEFEEWLKKQGITDEHGQLTHNPIIGKLMEHLF, encoded by the coding sequence ATGGCTTACCGGCATACTATCCGCAATAATATTTACAGGTTTAATAACCTGAAAGATCTGCTGGCCAAAGCTTCCCCGTTCCGTACCGGCGATGCACTGGCAGGTGTTGCTGCCGAAACTTATGAACAACGCATTGCCGCCCAGATTGCGCTTGCCGATGTTCCGCTTAAAAACTTTTTAAACGAAGATTTGGTACCATATGAAGAGGATGAGGTAACCCGCCTGATTATAGATACGCATGATACCGCAGCATTTGAACCCATAAGCCATTTAACCGTTGGTCAGTTGCGCGATTGGTTGCTGTCCGATGAAGCTGATTTCCTTACCCTGCAAAATATACAGGAAGGTCTTAGCCCCGAAATGGTTGCCGCAGTATCAAAGCTTATGCGTAACCAGGATTTAATTGCCGTTGCACATAAATGCAAGGTTATTACCCGGTTTCGCAATACCATTGGTTTGAAAGGGCGTTTTTCTACCCGCCTGCAACCTAATCATCCAACCGACGACCCAAAGGGTATTGCCGCCATTATAATTGATGGCCTGTTATACGGCAGCGGAGATGCAGTTATTGGTATTAACCCGGCTACTGATAGCCCTTCGGCAGTTCGAACATTACTTGAGTTGATTGATACAGTGAGGCAGCAGTTTGATATTCCTACACAATCGTGCGTGCTGAGCCATGTTACCACAACCTTAGAACTCATAAAACAAGGCGCTCCTGTCGACCTGTGTTTTCAATCCATAGCGGGGACCCAACAAGCCAATGCCAGTTTCGGATTTGATCTTTCATTATTGGATGAAGCTTATGAAGCTACATTATCATTAAACAGGGGAACGGTTGGCAATAATGTAATGTATTTTGAAACCGGGCAGGGGAGTTGCCTGTCAGCCAATGCACACCATGGCATTGACCAGCAAACCTGCGAAGTGCGTGCCTATGCCATAGCCCGAAAATATAAACCTTTGCTGGTAAACACTGTAGTAGGTTTTATTGGGCCCGAATATTTGTATGATGGCAAGCAAATTATCCGCGCCGCTCTCGAAGATCATTTTTGTGGAAAATTGATGGGATTGCCCATGGGCGTTGATGTGTGCTACACCAACCATGCCGAAGCCGACCAGGACGATATGGATAACTTGTTAACCCTTTTAGGCGTTGCCGGATGTAATTTTGTAATGGGTGTACCGGGTTCTGATGATATTATGCTGAATTACCAGTCTACCTCATTTCATGATGCTTTGTATTTACGAAAGGTGCTCGGCTTAAAACCTGCCCCCGAGTTTGAAGAATGGCTGAAGAAGCAGGGAATTACTGATGAGCATGGTCAGCTTACCCATAATCCAATAATAGGCAAACTTATGGAACATTTGTTTTAA
- the eat gene encoding ethanolamine permease: MDNTGSQTLKRTLRPIHLWAIAVGLVISGEYFGWNYGWGVAGTVGFLIATLVVTLMYVTFVFSYTELTTSIPHAGGAFAYAYKAMGPFGGLLAGYATLIDFLLATPAIAFALGSYLHFLHPGLPVLQSALFFNVVFMLINVLGVKESATFSVFITILAVAELLLFMGVIGPHFKVDNFLTNPMPAGWSGVFAALPYAVWFYLAIEGVAMVAEEVKDPAKNIPKGYISGLLTLALLALGVMILTGGITNWRKLSNLDYPLPEAIAVVLGKQNSLTKIFASIGLFGLVASFHGTILASSRQVFALARSGYLPHGLSKLNNRFKTPHWAIAAGGIISFAALFTGTTSQVIVLSVLGAVLMYIMSMLSLFILRRNHPQLPRSFKAPLYPVFPAIALILSVVCLVAIVWYNLLVSGMFLIGLILALLIFILTGRHRMQNLYDEIPADRIVEP, from the coding sequence ATGGATAATACAGGTAGTCAAACTCTTAAACGTACACTCAGGCCCATACACCTTTGGGCCATAGCCGTAGGACTGGTCATATCCGGCGAGTATTTTGGCTGGAATTATGGCTGGGGAGTTGCCGGCACTGTGGGTTTTTTAATTGCCACGCTGGTAGTTACACTCATGTATGTAACCTTCGTGTTTAGTTATACCGAGCTTACTACATCAATACCACATGCAGGCGGGGCATTTGCGTATGCCTACAAGGCCATGGGGCCATTTGGAGGATTATTAGCCGGGTATGCTACCCTTATCGACTTTTTATTAGCCACTCCCGCAATAGCCTTTGCATTAGGGAGTTATCTGCACTTTTTACATCCGGGTTTACCCGTACTACAATCTGCCTTGTTTTTTAATGTAGTGTTTATGCTCATTAATGTGCTGGGTGTTAAGGAGTCGGCTACGTTTTCGGTATTTATAACTATACTGGCCGTAGCCGAGTTGCTGCTTTTTATGGGGGTAATTGGTCCGCATTTTAAGGTTGATAATTTTTTAACTAACCCCATGCCTGCGGGCTGGTCGGGCGTATTTGCGGCCCTGCCTTACGCGGTATGGTTTTACCTCGCCATTGAAGGCGTAGCCATGGTAGCCGAGGAAGTTAAAGACCCTGCAAAAAACATACCCAAAGGCTATATAAGCGGCCTACTTACCCTGGCTTTATTGGCTTTGGGTGTAATGATATTAACCGGCGGTATTACCAACTGGCGCAAGCTAAGCAATTTGGATTACCCGTTGCCCGAAGCTATAGCCGTAGTTTTGGGCAAACAAAACAGCTTAACCAAAATATTTGCAAGCATCGGGCTGTTTGGACTTGTAGCGTCGTTTCATGGTACCATACTGGCATCATCAAGGCAGGTTTTTGCCTTGGCCCGTAGTGGTTATCTACCTCATGGTTTGTCAAAGCTGAATAATCGTTTTAAAACGCCACATTGGGCTATAGCGGCCGGGGGAATAATTAGCTTTGCGGCGCTGTTTACGGGTACTACAAGCCAGGTTATTGTGCTTTCGGTATTGGGGGCTGTATTAATGTATATTATGAGTATGTTGAGTTTGTTTATACTGCGCCGTAATCATCCACAACTACCGCGCTCCTTTAAAGCGCCGCTTTACCCGGTGTTTCCGGCTATTGCACTTATTTTATCGGTAGTTTGTTTAGTAGCTATAGTTTGGTATAATTTGTTGGTAAGCGGCATGTTTTTAATTGGGTTAATACTTGCACTGCTCATCTTTATTTTAACAGGAAGGCACCGTATGCAAAATCTGTACGATGAAATACCTGCAGACAGGATCGTCGAACCATAA
- a CDS encoding cellulase family glycosylhydrolase: MYYKSEISTGFKHLSSLKTAIRYSTALLLILITSSTFAQEFLKTKGQFITDSKGNKIILRGMGLGGWMLQEGYMFKLSNVGQQYRIKQKIAEVAGTEYADRFYDKWLLNHTRRIDIDSMASWGFNSIRLPMHYALYTLPIEKEPVSGKNTWLEKGFALTDSLLKWCKANKMYLILDLHAAPGGQGNDLPIADRDPSMPSLWDSEANQQKTIALWRKLAQRYANEPYIGGYDIINEPNWGFENADDKRGTAETKNIPLRKLMVDITKAIREVDKKHIIIIEGNGFGNNYKGIFPLWDNNMVLSFHKYGNFNNDGAIQGFLNMSKANKVPLWLGESGENSNTWFTEAIKLAESNNIGWSWWQEKKIGINNPLEIKLTPSYQKLLDYWNGKAPKPSQTEAISAFDEFLYNIKLENNIYHKDIIDAMFRQVQTTATAPFKKHIITDNATINAVDYDLGRQRYAYYDKDTASYRFTPGVNTQGNRGYSYRNDGVDIRPDDNGYHVFNIEDGEWLQYIVNVSAAGNYTIKFNVSSESGKGKLSLLLADVKQGESISTNQFNTDWYMVELKGVKLNKGINKIKVHADEGGFNFKSITFVKN, translated from the coding sequence ATGTATTATAAATCGGAAATTTCAACAGGTTTCAAGCATCTTTCATCATTAAAAACTGCTATCCGATATTCTACTGCGCTACTGTTAATACTTATTACATCATCAACATTTGCTCAGGAATTTCTCAAAACCAAGGGCCAATTCATAACCGATAGTAAAGGCAATAAAATTATACTCAGGGGCATGGGGCTTGGTGGCTGGATGCTGCAGGAGGGTTATATGTTTAAGCTGAGTAACGTTGGGCAGCAATATCGTATTAAACAAAAAATTGCCGAAGTAGCTGGAACAGAGTATGCTGATAGGTTTTATGATAAATGGCTCTTAAATCACACTCGCAGAATAGATATAGATTCAATGGCATCGTGGGGCTTTAACTCCATTAGATTACCCATGCACTATGCCTTATATACCTTACCCATTGAAAAGGAACCGGTATCCGGCAAAAATACCTGGCTCGAAAAAGGCTTTGCCTTAACCGATAGCTTGCTAAAATGGTGCAAAGCCAACAAAATGTATTTGATACTCGACTTACACGCTGCACCGGGTGGCCAAGGTAATGATTTGCCCATTGCCGATCGCGACCCTTCAATGCCTTCACTTTGGGACAGTGAAGCCAATCAACAAAAAACAATTGCCCTTTGGCGTAAACTGGCTCAACGTTATGCCAACGAACCTTACATCGGCGGCTACGATATTATAAACGAACCTAACTGGGGTTTCGAAAACGCCGATGATAAACGCGGTACAGCTGAAACCAAAAACATCCCGCTCCGAAAATTAATGGTAGATATTACCAAAGCTATTCGCGAGGTGGATAAAAAGCATATCATCATTATTGAAGGTAACGGTTTTGGCAATAACTATAAAGGCATTTTTCCGCTGTGGGATAATAACATGGTGCTTAGTTTTCATAAGTATGGTAATTTTAATAACGACGGTGCTATTCAAGGTTTCCTGAACATGAGTAAGGCAAATAAAGTTCCGCTGTGGCTGGGCGAATCGGGCGAGAACTCGAATACCTGGTTTACTGAGGCTATTAAGTTGGCCGAAAGCAACAACATAGGCTGGAGCTGGTGGCAGGAAAAAAAGATAGGTATAAATAATCCGCTTGAAATTAAACTTACACCATCTTACCAAAAGCTGCTCGACTACTGGAACGGCAAAGCCCCTAAGCCATCGCAAACTGAGGCCATTTCTGCTTTTGACGAGTTTTTATATAACATCAAACTCGAAAACAACATATATCATAAAGACATTATAGATGCCATGTTCAGGCAGGTGCAAACAACTGCGACCGCGCCTTTCAAAAAGCACATCATCACCGATAATGCAACCATTAATGCAGTTGATTATGATTTAGGCAGGCAACGCTATGCCTACTACGATAAGGATACGGCCAGTTACCGTTTTACACCCGGCGTTAATACCCAGGGCAACCGCGGGTACAGTTACCGTAACGATGGAGTAGATATTCGCCCCGATGATAATGGCTACCATGTTTTTAATATTGAAGATGGGGAATGGCTGCAATATATAGTCAATGTATCAGCCGCAGGTAATTACACAATAAAGTTCAACGTATCATCTGAATCAGGTAAAGGTAAGCTATCGTTATTATTAGCCGATGTAAAACAAGGCGAGAGCATTAGTACCAATCAATTTAATACAGATTGGTATATGGTTGAGTTGAAAGGTGTAAAACTTAATAAGGGCATCAACAAAATTAAGGTTCATGCCGATGAAGGTGGCTTTAACTTTAAATCGATAACATTTGTGAAAAATTAA
- a CDS encoding chondroitinase-B domain-containing protein: MKKLLCIATMLLVAGICYAEKYTVKSAEDFKIAASKVAPGDEIIIADGTYTNWAVTISKNGTAEKPIVIKAANLERAVFTGVATQPMFKVTGSYVTIRALNFKECVIDKAEGKNGILIQLDNTKHSVISDCIFEKNYAKVQFMQLIIISGNGEHNEVSNCSFTSNANVMDIQVRVAKEDCPQYTLIRNNKFTNKDKVTWNNVNGGECVQVGQDPVLLGKIAANTTVRNNRFINCNAEPEVVSNKSSSNKYIGNYFENCDGELVMRGGHDCLVDSNEFKGGLGGVRVCGTGHTITHNTISDVKTGIRLYYGMASGKNEIGFYIAASNCTITNNTINNVQTGILVGDNKNEDWAGKFDTKRYSSRVLQDIAPTNNTIKDNNFKNTVQTVVYQ, from the coding sequence ATGAAAAAGTTACTTTGCATTGCTACAATGCTCTTGGTCGCGGGTATTTGCTATGCAGAAAAATATACAGTAAAATCGGCCGAGGATTTTAAAATAGCCGCTTCCAAGGTTGCTCCCGGAGATGAAATTATTATTGCCGACGGCACCTATACCAACTGGGCAGTTACTATTTCTAAAAATGGGACCGCTGAAAAACCAATTGTTATTAAAGCAGCTAATTTGGAAAGAGCTGTATTTACGGGCGTGGCTACTCAGCCCATGTTTAAAGTTACCGGCAGCTACGTAACGATACGGGCGTTGAATTTTAAAGAGTGTGTTATTGATAAAGCCGAGGGCAAAAACGGCATTCTTATCCAGCTTGATAATACTAAACACTCGGTGATAAGCGATTGTATATTCGAAAAAAACTATGCAAAAGTTCAGTTTATGCAGTTGATTATTATATCGGGCAATGGCGAGCATAACGAGGTAAGCAATTGCAGTTTTACCAGCAATGCCAACGTAATGGACATACAGGTTAGGGTAGCCAAAGAAGATTGCCCGCAGTACACCCTCATCAGGAACAATAAATTCACCAACAAAGACAAAGTGACCTGGAACAACGTTAATGGCGGCGAGTGCGTACAAGTTGGACAAGACCCAGTACTGCTTGGAAAAATTGCAGCTAATACTACTGTACGTAATAACCGTTTTATTAACTGCAATGCCGAACCTGAAGTAGTAAGCAACAAAAGCAGCAGTAACAAATATATAGGTAACTATTTTGAAAACTGCGACGGCGAACTGGTGATGCGCGGCGGCCACGATTGTTTGGTTGACAGCAATGAGTTTAAAGGCGGCTTAGGCGGCGTTCGTGTTTGCGGAACTGGTCACACTATAACACATAATACCATAAGTGATGTAAAAACCGGCATCAGGTTATATTATGGCATGGCATCGGGCAAAAACGAAATTGGCTTTTACATTGCCGCATCAAACTGCACCATAACTAATAACACCATCAACAATGTGCAAACCGGAATTTTGGTGGGCGATAATAAAAATGAAGACTGGGCGGGCAAGTTTGACACCAAACGCTACTCATCACGCGTATTACAAGACATAGCCCCTACTAATAATACTATAAAAGACAATAACTTTAAAAACACCGTTCAAACAGTTGTTTATCAATAA
- a CDS encoding 7TM diverse intracellular signaling domain-containing protein, protein MVKLIRLLCYYKFITVVTLLFALSFTASAQKVTYIDSTVKQHKFTLAEIDYIEDINGKLTFNEVLNSPSINSKFKPNGTYFPNNKNRESTYWYRVKVRFDKESANRDALIEFFDQTTDEVTAYMPTKGGIYSAAKSGNRINFASRLFHHKNFEFQISNNTAGDYTYYFRLKSRNLVNVIIVYRTVDYFVHYALNEYLTFGLFYGMVLIFCFHNLLMFMAVKRRQYLYYVFYILSVAVYEMSVDGIAFQYLWPQTPALNDYVYGVSLYSLSIFALIFTEELLQVKQRSGRLYKLINYVIAARTVYFLYCLFIDKSLFAYKFVEVVPLSMAFVAGINIYRRGFKPARFFVLAYAFLFAGFMVKALTALGYAHFLPAFVSYYSIGFCFVIEMVLLSFAIGDQVRILRKEKDEAQDETIRQMHINSELKDSINQELEHQVTVRTKQVVEKSQEILEQSKVIEAQNQQLTNINQLLEHQAAEITRMNVLLENDNIQLKTNIDKVTSARVLSAELNFEEFSAKYPDQETCYKFLAELKWQGEYQCTRCNHTSYCAGRVPYSRRCTKCSYEESALHNTIFQNNRIPINKAFYIVYLIYSSKGTISSHQLSDKLGIRQSTCWAYAIRIKKVMQEQKRSRRKDAPQGWSTLVLETGTKA, encoded by the coding sequence ATGGTGAAACTTATACGCCTGCTGTGTTACTATAAATTTATAACGGTCGTTACGTTGCTCTTTGCATTGTCATTTACGGCATCGGCCCAAAAGGTAACTTATATTGACAGTACCGTAAAACAGCATAAGTTTACCTTAGCTGAGATTGATTATATCGAAGATATAAACGGCAAACTTACGTTTAATGAGGTATTGAATTCGCCATCAATAAACTCAAAGTTTAAGCCTAACGGCACCTATTTTCCTAACAACAAAAACCGCGAATCAACCTATTGGTACCGTGTAAAAGTACGGTTTGATAAGGAGTCGGCCAACCGCGACGCACTTATTGAGTTTTTCGATCAAACTACCGATGAAGTAACGGCCTACATGCCAACCAAAGGTGGCATTTACAGCGCAGCTAAATCTGGCAATAGAATAAATTTTGCATCCAGGTTATTTCATCATAAAAATTTTGAGTTTCAAATTTCTAATAATACCGCCGGAGATTACACGTATTATTTCAGGCTAAAATCGCGCAACCTGGTCAACGTAATTATTGTTTACCGCACGGTTGATTACTTTGTGCACTATGCGCTTAATGAGTACCTCACTTTTGGCTTGTTTTACGGCATGGTGCTCATTTTTTGCTTTCATAACCTGCTCATGTTTATGGCAGTAAAGCGCAGGCAATACCTATACTATGTATTTTATATTCTAAGCGTTGCAGTTTATGAAATGAGTGTAGATGGCATTGCTTTTCAATACCTGTGGCCTCAAACACCTGCACTAAATGATTATGTTTATGGCGTTTCACTGTACTCGCTCAGCATATTTGCCCTCATATTTACCGAAGAACTGTTGCAGGTAAAACAACGTTCGGGTCGGTTATATAAACTCATTAACTACGTTATAGCTGCACGTACTGTATACTTCCTGTATTGCTTGTTTATAGATAAAAGCCTGTTTGCTTATAAGTTTGTTGAAGTTGTTCCGCTATCTATGGCTTTTGTAGCCGGTATAAATATTTACCGCCGTGGCTTTAAGCCTGCCCGTTTCTTTGTGCTGGCTTATGCGTTTTTATTTGCCGGGTTTATGGTAAAGGCCCTTACTGCTTTGGGTTATGCGCACTTTTTACCTGCATTTGTAAGTTATTACAGTATAGGTTTTTGCTTTGTAATTGAGATGGTGCTCCTCTCCTTTGCCATTGGCGACCAGGTGCGCATTCTGCGTAAAGAGAAAGACGAGGCGCAGGACGAAACCATACGCCAGATGCACATTAACAGCGAGCTTAAAGACTCTATAAACCAGGAACTGGAACACCAGGTAACTGTGCGTACCAAACAGGTTGTCGAAAAATCGCAGGAAATACTTGAGCAATCAAAAGTTATTGAGGCGCAAAACCAGCAACTTACTAATATCAATCAATTATTAGAACACCAGGCGGCCGAAATTACCCGCATGAATGTGTTGCTCGAAAATGACAATATTCAGCTCAAAACCAATATTGATAAAGTTACCAGTGCCCGGGTTCTATCGGCCGAGTTAAACTTTGAGGAGTTTAGTGCAAAGTACCCCGATCAGGAAACCTGCTATAAATTTTTAGCCGAGCTTAAATGGCAAGGCGAATATCAATGCACCCGCTGTAACCATACCTCCTATTGTGCCGGCCGAGTGCCATATAGTCGCCGTTGCACTAAATGCAGCTATGAGGAATCGGCTTTGCACAACACCATTTTTCAAAACAATCGTATTCCTATTAACAAGGCGTTTTATATAGTTTACTTAATCTACAGCAGCAAGGGCACTATTTCATCACATCAGTTATCCGACAAACTTGGCATTCGTCAAAGTACTTGCTGGGCTTACGCCATACGTATTAAAAAAGTAATGCAGGAACAAAAACGTTCACGCAGAAAAGATGCCCCGCAAGGATGGAGCACATTGGTACTGGAAACAGGCACCAAAGCTTAG